The following proteins come from a genomic window of Methanothermobacter sp.:
- a CDS encoding ABC transporter ATP-binding protein, whose product MLRLQGISKIYDGRKVLEDINLKVKAGETLGIIGPTGSGKTTLLRIIDLLEEPTTGKIIFDGVDALSMPAFKIRRRIGMIFQETPILRGTVYDNIIYGLRCRGENPKKREIKRVLELVGLRGYEDKDARRLSGGEKQRLAFARALINKPELLLLDEPTSNLDPISKNRIEEAIEELKGQVTIIFTTHDLFQGQRLADRIAILNNRIMQIGNPTEIFRRPANSFVAEFVGAKNIIKGEAKIIEKGLTLIKSGKIDIYSSKPAEGEVIATVRPEDITVSWASGDSSALNQLKGKVARVEEIGYLFQLQVECGDEIFSVYMTRKSFHDMNIKVGSSVWIEFKASAVHIINR is encoded by the coding sequence TAAAGGCTGGGGAGACGTTAGGGATAATAGGCCCCACTGGTTCGGGTAAAACAACACTACTTAGGATCATAGACCTTCTTGAAGAACCCACTACCGGTAAGATAATATTTGATGGTGTGGACGCTCTAAGCATGCCAGCATTCAAAATAAGACGGAGAATAGGTATGATATTCCAAGAAACGCCAATACTGAGAGGAACAGTCTATGATAATATTATCTATGGACTTCGGTGCAGGGGTGAGAACCCTAAAAAGAGGGAAATAAAAAGGGTTTTGGAGCTTGTGGGCCTTAGGGGATATGAGGATAAGGATGCTCGAAGGCTTTCTGGTGGGGAGAAACAGAGACTTGCCTTTGCACGCGCACTCATAAACAAGCCAGAACTTTTGCTTTTGGATGAACCCACATCAAACTTGGATCCTATCTCAAAAAATCGGATAGAAGAAGCCATAGAGGAATTGAAGGGCCAAGTCACAATTATATTCACGACACATGATCTTTTTCAAGGACAAAGGTTAGCTGATAGGATCGCCATACTTAATAATAGAATAATGCAAATTGGCAATCCAACTGAAATATTTAGGAGGCCGGCTAACAGTTTCGTGGCAGAATTCGTCGGAGCCAAAAATATAATAAAAGGTGAAGCAAAGATAATAGAGAAAGGACTCACGCTCATAAAATCCGGTAAAATAGACATTTATTCGTCCAAGCCAGCAGAGGGTGAAGTAATCGCAACTGTAAGACCGGAAGATATAACTGTTTCATGGGCTAGTGGGGATTCGAGCGCTCTTAACCAACTTAAAGGCAAGGTCGCAAGAGTAGAGGAGATAGGTTATCTATTCCAACTACAAGTGGAATGTGGTGATGAAATTTTTTCTGTTTATATGACTCGAAAGTCGTTCCATGATATGAATATAAAAGTTGGTTCTAGCGTTTGGATAGAATTTAAAGCTTCAGCAGTTCATATAATTAATCGATAA